Sequence from the Schaalia sp. 19OD2882 genome:
GCGCGCCACCGTCAAGGGCGTCCTGCTGACCGCCTTGGCCGCCGTCACCGTCGCCACACCACTGAGCGGCATGCTCTCCCCGGCCTCGTCGATCGCACTGCCGGTGCGCGCCATCGGCACCCCGGTGGGAGGAAGCACGTGGGTGTCCGCCGCCGCAGGACTCACCGACGCCCACGCTCTGACCGAAGACCTCACCGCAGCCTCGCGGACCCGCGTGCGTTCCCCCTTGACCGTGTCGCAATGCGTCCCCGCCGCCGCTGCCGACGGCACCCGGACCCTGAACCAGGTTGCCGCACTGTACTGGCCGGTGGCCGAAGGAGCCTACGAGATCACCTCGCCCTACGGGCCGCGCATCTCGCCGATTTCCGGCCAGCTGCTCATGCACGAAGGCATCGACATGTCCGGTGCCATGGGCGAACCCCTGTACTCTGTGGCCGACGGCGTGGTCACGGAGGTGTCCGAGAACTCCCGCTCCGGCGCGCTGGTCGGCATCAAGCACGTGGGCCAGGACGGAGAGGTCTTCTACTCGTACTACCTGCACCAGTACATGGACAAGATCCTCGTCAAGCAGGGTGAAGAGGTCAAGGCCGGCCAGCACATCGGCGCCATCGGCTCCAACGGGTGGTCCACCGGCCCGCACCTGCACTTCGAGATCCACGATTCGGCCGACAAACACGTCGATCCCCAGGCCTGGATGATCGCCCACAAGGCCCAACACGTGGGAGGAGGCTGCTGATGTACCCGGTCACCGGCGTGCGTGGTCCCCTCGTCCTGGCCCACAGGGGCGGGGGAGACGAACACCCGGAGAACTCACCGGCGGCCTTCGCCGCCATGCGCGGGCTCGGGGTCCGTCACATCGAGACCGACGCCCACCTCAGCAAGGACGGAGTGGTGGTCGTCAACCACGACGCCACCGTCGAGCGCACCTATGACGGCAAGGGGGCCATCGGCGACCTCATGTGGTCCGAGCTGCGCGACCTCGTGGGCACCGACGGTGAACGCATGATGACCCTGTCCGAGGCCCTGCTGACGCACCCGGACATGTACTTCAACATCGACGCCAAAAGCGATGCGGTGGCCGAACCGCTTCTGCGCGTCATCGAGGACCACGACGCCTTCGATCGGGTCCTCGTCGCATCCTTCAGCGAGCGCCGCCTGGCACGTCTGCGTGCCCTGGCCGGGCCGATGCTCACCACCTCCATTGGCACCACCGCAGTGGCACTGCTGGTCGGGGCCGCCCAGACGGTCTCCGACGCCACTGCGTGGGGTGTGCCGGGTCCCAAGCAGGGAGTGCGCGC
This genomic interval carries:
- a CDS encoding glycerophosphodiester phosphodiesterase family protein, with protein sequence MYPVTGVRGPLVLAHRGGGDEHPENSPAAFAAMRGLGVRHIETDAHLSKDGVVVVNHDATVERTYDGKGAIGDLMWSELRDLVGTDGERMMTLSEALLTHPDMYFNIDAKSDAVAEPLLRVIEDHDAFDRVLVASFSERRLARLRALAGPMLTTSIGTTAVALLVGAAQTVSDATAWGVPGPKQGVRAVQVPVRQGFLRIVDRRFVATAHRAGLAVHVWTVNDEATMRELVGLGVDGIVTDRPSLAKDVLVDMGLWREVPPPSRTPSTWTAPKD
- a CDS encoding M23 family metallopeptidase; this translates as MEEPVLAEERRRCPLPKRRQIHSPAPSLTSEPAPTPPARSRAAAARQRLAAQEAAEAARQRVEAREEARPRVTTGARVTSSLSAKACTTSPSTRATTTVGAAHATSAPVMAPTVPVPAKEVPVASAPVKRSAPVPAPVKRASESGASEPVASKVEAKISQAPTPAAKSPTPALRSRRTASTAGSRSAGRRGGRPRREPGTRRRATVKGVLLTALAAVTVATPLSGMLSPASSIALPVRAIGTPVGGSTWVSAAAGLTDAHALTEDLTAASRTRVRSPLTVSQCVPAAAADGTRTLNQVAALYWPVAEGAYEITSPYGPRISPISGQLLMHEGIDMSGAMGEPLYSVADGVVTEVSENSRSGALVGIKHVGQDGEVFYSYYLHQYMDKILVKQGEEVKAGQHIGAIGSNGWSTGPHLHFEIHDSADKHVDPQAWMIAHKAQHVGGGC